The Vallicoccus soli genome window below encodes:
- a CDS encoding A/G-specific adenine glycosylase → MPASPLHAPVLAWYDRCARDLPWRAPDRTPWGVLVSEAMLQQTPVARVLPVWREWAARWPTPAALAAEAPGEAVRAWGRLGYPRRALRLHAAAVAVVERHGGEVPAAYDDLRALPGVGAYTAAAVASFAFSGRHAVVDTNVRRVQARAVTGAEHPAPAQTAAELRVAEALVPDDAGQAARWAVAVMELGALVCTARAPRCADCPVRALCAWQLAGRPAYDGPPRRGQAYAGTDRQVRGLLLGVLREAEGPVPRAALDAVWPRDPLQRARALDGLVADGLVEPLEGGAYALPGAPRR, encoded by the coding sequence GTGCCCGCCTCGCCGCTGCACGCGCCGGTCCTGGCCTGGTACGACCGCTGCGCCCGCGACCTGCCCTGGCGCGCCCCCGACCGCACCCCCTGGGGCGTGCTCGTCAGCGAGGCGATGCTCCAGCAGACGCCCGTCGCGCGGGTCCTGCCCGTGTGGCGGGAGTGGGCGGCGCGCTGGCCGACGCCCGCGGCCCTCGCGGCCGAGGCGCCCGGCGAGGCGGTGCGCGCCTGGGGTCGGCTGGGCTACCCGCGCCGCGCGCTGCGCCTGCACGCCGCGGCCGTGGCGGTCGTCGAGCGGCACGGCGGGGAGGTCCCGGCGGCGTACGACGACCTGCGGGCCCTGCCGGGCGTCGGCGCGTACACCGCGGCGGCGGTCGCCTCCTTCGCCTTCAGCGGGCGCCACGCGGTCGTCGACACCAACGTGCGCCGGGTCCAGGCCCGGGCCGTCACCGGGGCGGAGCACCCGGCGCCGGCGCAGACCGCCGCCGAGCTGCGCGTCGCCGAGGCGCTGGTGCCCGACGACGCCGGGCAGGCGGCCCGCTGGGCGGTCGCGGTCATGGAGCTGGGCGCGCTGGTCTGCACGGCGCGCGCGCCGCGCTGCGCCGACTGCCCCGTCCGCGCGCTCTGCGCCTGGCAGCTCGCGGGGCGCCCCGCCTACGACGGCCCGCCGCGCCGGGGGCAGGCGTACGCCGGCACCGACCGCCAGGTCCGCGGCCTGCTGCTCGGCGTGCTCCGCGAGGCCGAGGGGCCGGTGCCCCGGGCCGCCCTCGACGCGGTGTGGCCGCGCGACCCGCTGCAGCGCGCCCGGGCCCTCGACGGCCTCGTCGCGGACGGGCTGGTCGAGCCGCTGGAGGGCGGGGCGTACGCCCTGCCCGGCGCGCCGCGACGCTGA
- a CDS encoding sugar phosphate isomerase/epimerase family protein translates to MASTADPRPSVALSTASCYPESCTAAFELAARLGYDGVEVMVWTDPVSQDVDALRALSDHYQLPVLAIHSPCLLITQRVWTADPWTKLQRSREAAEALGARTVVVHPPFRWQREYAREFIAGIHRMRDETDVLFAVENMFPWRAGQREVRAYLPGWDPTDDDYASFTLDLSHTSVSGSDALDMLDRMGDRLGHVHMADGSGSNRDEHLVPGRGTQPCAEVLEQLALRGFTGSVVMEVSTRRAAREQREVDLAEALAYARLHLAAAGTP, encoded by the coding sequence ATGGCGTCGACCGCGGACCCGCGCCCGAGCGTCGCGCTGTCCACGGCGAGCTGCTACCCCGAGTCGTGCACGGCCGCGTTCGAGCTCGCGGCGCGGCTCGGGTACGACGGCGTCGAGGTCATGGTCTGGACGGACCCGGTGAGCCAGGACGTGGACGCGCTGCGCGCCCTGTCCGACCACTACCAGCTCCCGGTGCTGGCCATCCACAGCCCGTGCCTGCTCATCACCCAGCGGGTCTGGACCGCCGACCCCTGGACCAAGCTGCAGCGCTCGCGCGAGGCGGCCGAGGCGCTCGGGGCGCGCACGGTGGTGGTGCACCCGCCGTTCCGCTGGCAGCGCGAGTACGCCCGGGAGTTCATAGCCGGCATCCACCGCATGCGCGACGAGACCGACGTGCTCTTCGCGGTGGAGAACATGTTCCCCTGGCGCGCCGGGCAGCGGGAGGTGCGCGCGTACCTGCCGGGGTGGGACCCCACGGACGACGACTACGCGAGCTTCACCCTCGACCTGTCCCACACGAGCGTCAGCGGCAGCGACGCGCTCGACATGCTCGACCGGATGGGCGACCGGCTCGGGCACGTGCACATGGCCGACGGGTCGGGGTCGAACCGCGACGAGCACCTCGTGCCCGGGCGCGGCACGCAGCCCTGCGCGGAGGTGCTGGAGCAGCTCGCCCTGCGCGGGTTCACCGGTTCGGTGGTCATGGAGGTGTCGACCCGGCGCGCGGCGCGCGAGCAGCGCGAGGTGGACCTGGCCGAGGCGCTGGCGTACGCGCGGCTGCACCTGGCGGCCGCGGGCACCCCGTGA
- a CDS encoding TetR family transcriptional regulator, whose product MTGVRRGRRAGGVDTRGAILAAARQEFAAHGYDRASVRGIARAAGVDPSLVHHYFDGGKEQVFLAAMELPVDPATAVPALVAGPHDGLGERLVRFMLSVWGDPRSRTPFLALLRSATTSEAGALLLRQFVTRALLARIAATLDLPDRELRVEAAAAQLVGLALLRYVVRVEPLASASDDEVVALVAPTVQRYLSP is encoded by the coding sequence GTGACGGGGGTGCGCCGGGGCCGGCGCGCGGGCGGGGTCGACACCCGCGGCGCGATCCTCGCCGCCGCGCGCCAGGAGTTCGCCGCCCACGGCTACGACCGCGCCTCGGTGCGCGGCATCGCCCGCGCGGCCGGGGTGGACCCGTCGCTGGTGCACCACTACTTCGACGGCGGCAAGGAGCAGGTGTTCCTCGCCGCGATGGAGCTGCCCGTCGACCCCGCCACGGCCGTGCCGGCGCTGGTCGCGGGACCGCACGACGGGCTCGGGGAGCGGCTCGTGCGCTTCATGCTCTCCGTCTGGGGCGACCCCCGCTCGCGCACGCCGTTCCTCGCGCTGCTGCGCTCGGCGACGACCTCCGAGGCGGGCGCCCTGCTGCTGCGCCAGTTCGTCACCCGCGCGCTGCTGGCGCGCATCGCGGCCACCCTCGACCTGCCGGACCGCGAGCTGCGCGTCGAGGCGGCGGCGGCCCAGCTCGTCGGGCTCGCCCTCCTGCGGTACGTCGTCCGGGTCGAGCCGCTCGCCTCCGCCTCCGACGACGAGGTGGTCGCGCTCGTCGCGCCGACGGTGCAGCGCTACCTGTCGCCCTGA
- a CDS encoding VOC family protein encodes MSDAHPSPGVWPALRAQDAPGMIRFLVGLGFEETARHGEGGRVDHAQLDWPEGGGVMLGSVREDPDDAWPAPPGSAAVYVVTADPDAVAERARGLGAAVRGPVEQDYGSREVAVRDPEGGLWSFGTYAGEPRRPATSGPAQGDR; translated from the coding sequence ATGAGCGATGCGCACCCGTCCCCCGGCGTCTGGCCCGCCCTGCGCGCCCAGGACGCCCCCGGCATGATCCGCTTCCTCGTCGGCCTCGGCTTCGAGGAGACCGCGCGCCACGGCGAGGGCGGGCGCGTCGACCACGCGCAGCTCGACTGGCCCGAGGGTGGCGGGGTGATGCTCGGCTCGGTGCGCGAGGACCCCGACGACGCGTGGCCCGCGCCGCCCGGGTCGGCGGCCGTGTACGTCGTCACCGCCGACCCCGACGCCGTCGCCGAGCGCGCCCGCGGGCTCGGCGCGGCGGTCCGCGGGCCCGTGGAGCAGGACTACGGCAGCCGTGAGGTCGCGGTCCGCGACCCGGAGGGCGGGCTGTGGTCGTTCGGGACGTACGCGGGCGAGCCGCGCCGGCCGGCGACGTCAGGGCCGGCTCAGGGCGACAGGTAG
- a CDS encoding helix-turn-helix domain-containing protein has translation MEPVSELVRWRPPAPLRHLAGAASGWREAGGGPGRHRGLPSPALTVILTLDEPLHLAEHPDPRDPPGAYEGLLGGLHTRPALVVHDGRQSGVQLELDPLGARAVLGLPAGALAGRDVHAEDVLGPRARRLRERLGEAPDWPARFAVLQRWLAAAPPAEPSPEVRRAWALLRRSGGRTSVAALCADVGWGERHLRARFRAEVGLSPKQAGRVVRFDRARRLLQRPGAGSVAEVAARCGYADQAHLARDFRELAGAPPTRWLADERAGGALRSVQDAAGAGAPGSTA, from the coding sequence GTGGAGCCGGTGAGCGAGCTGGTGCGCTGGCGCCCGCCGGCGCCGCTGCGGCACCTGGCAGGTGCGGCGAGCGGGTGGCGGGAGGCGGGCGGCGGGCCCGGGCGCCACCGCGGGCTGCCGAGCCCCGCCCTCACGGTGATCCTCACCCTCGACGAGCCGCTGCACCTCGCCGAGCACCCCGACCCGCGCGACCCGCCGGGGGCGTACGAGGGGCTCCTCGGCGGCCTGCACACGAGGCCCGCGCTGGTCGTGCACGACGGGCGCCAGTCCGGCGTGCAGCTCGAGCTCGACCCGCTGGGCGCCCGGGCGGTGCTCGGGCTGCCGGCGGGCGCGCTGGCCGGGCGCGACGTGCACGCCGAGGACGTCCTCGGCCCGCGCGCCCGCCGGCTGCGCGAGCGGCTGGGCGAGGCGCCCGACTGGCCGGCGCGGTTCGCCGTGCTCCAGCGGTGGCTCGCCGCGGCGCCGCCCGCGGAGCCGTCCCCGGAGGTGCGCCGCGCCTGGGCGCTGCTGCGCCGCAGCGGCGGCCGCACGAGCGTGGCGGCGCTGTGCGCGGACGTCGGCTGGGGCGAGCGGCACCTGCGCGCGCGCTTCCGCGCCGAGGTCGGGCTGTCCCCCAAGCAGGCGGGCCGCGTCGTCCGGTTCGACCGGGCCCGCCGGCTGCTCCAGCGCCCCGGGGCGGGCAGCGTGGCGGAGGTCGCCGCGCGGTGCGGGTACGCCGACCAGGCCCACCTCGCCCGCGACTTCCGCGAGCTCGCCGGCGCCCCGCCCACCCGCTGGCTCGCCGACGAGCGCGCCGGCGGCGCGCTCCGGTCCGTCCAAGACGCGGCCGGTGCCGGTGCGCCAGGCTCGACGGCATGA
- a CDS encoding ABC transporter ATP-binding protein, translated as MMNYERGPAVRVRGLRVVRGGREVLPGLDLEVPRGSVTGLLGPSGCGKSTLLRAVVGVQLVAGGTVQVLGRPAGDPDLRRRVAYVTQAPSVYPDLTVGENLRYVAALLGAPAGDVERVAGEVGLDARLDDRVQRLSGGQRSRVSLAAALLGAPELLVLDEPTVGLDPVLRRELWSLFHRLAGQGRTLLVSSHVMDEAERCDRLLLMRDGRLLAEDAPGALRRRTGTATVEDAFLALLERDLAGAGR; from the coding sequence ATGATGAATTACGAGCGGGGACCGGCCGTCCGGGTGCGCGGCCTGCGGGTGGTGCGCGGCGGGCGGGAGGTGCTGCCCGGGCTCGACCTCGAGGTCCCGCGGGGCAGCGTCACCGGCCTGCTGGGGCCCAGCGGGTGCGGCAAGTCGACGCTGCTGCGGGCGGTCGTGGGGGTGCAGCTCGTCGCCGGCGGGACGGTCCAGGTCCTGGGCCGGCCGGCGGGCGACCCCGACCTGCGCCGGCGCGTCGCGTACGTGACCCAGGCGCCGTCGGTCTACCCGGACCTCACGGTCGGGGAGAACCTGCGCTACGTCGCGGCGCTGCTCGGCGCGCCCGCGGGGGACGTCGAGCGGGTCGCGGGGGAGGTCGGGCTCGACGCGCGCCTGGACGACCGCGTCCAGCGGCTCTCCGGCGGGCAGCGCAGCCGCGTCTCGCTCGCCGCCGCGCTGCTCGGCGCGCCGGAGCTGCTCGTGCTCGACGAGCCGACGGTGGGGCTGGACCCGGTGCTGCGCCGCGAGCTCTGGTCGCTGTTCCACCGCCTGGCCGGGCAGGGCCGCACCCTGCTGGTGTCCAGCCACGTCATGGACGAGGCCGAGCGCTGCGACCGGCTGCTGCTCATGCGCGACGGGCGGTTGCTCGCCGAGGACGCACCCGGCGCGCTGCGCCGTCGCACGGGCACCGCGACCGTGGAGGACGCGTTCCTCGCCCTGCTCGAGCGGGACCTCGCGGGGGCCGGGCGATGA
- a CDS encoding ABC transporter permease: MSATTATAGRVLTQVRHDHRTLALLLVVPAVLMGLLAWVYADTPEVFDRVGPGLLGVFPLVVMFLVTSVATLRERTGGTLERLMTLPLGKGAFVGGYALAFGLLAAAQALVVSALALTVYGLDVAGPVWAVVGVAVLDALLGTALGLLVSAFAASEFQAVQFMPAVVLPQLLLSGLLQPVDRLPGALEAVAHLLPMTYAVEAMGAIARSGVDGEVLLDAAVVGGAALLALVAGAATLRRRTA, encoded by the coding sequence ATGAGCGCGACCACCGCGACCGCCGGGCGGGTGCTCACCCAGGTCCGCCACGACCACCGCACGCTCGCGCTGCTGCTCGTCGTGCCGGCCGTCCTCATGGGGCTGCTCGCCTGGGTCTACGCGGACACCCCCGAGGTCTTCGACCGGGTCGGGCCCGGGCTGCTCGGCGTCTTCCCGCTCGTCGTCATGTTCCTCGTGACGTCCGTGGCGACGCTGCGCGAGCGCACCGGCGGCACCCTGGAGCGCCTCATGACCCTGCCGCTCGGCAAGGGCGCCTTCGTCGGCGGGTACGCCCTCGCCTTCGGCCTGCTCGCCGCCGCGCAGGCCCTCGTGGTGAGCGCGCTGGCCCTGACGGTGTACGGCCTCGACGTCGCCGGTCCGGTGTGGGCGGTGGTCGGCGTCGCCGTGCTCGACGCGCTGCTCGGGACGGCGCTCGGCCTGCTCGTCAGCGCGTTCGCCGCCTCGGAGTTCCAGGCCGTGCAGTTCATGCCGGCGGTCGTGCTGCCGCAGCTGCTGCTGAGCGGGCTGCTGCAGCCCGTCGACCGGCTCCCCGGCGCCCTCGAGGCCGTCGCGCACCTGCTGCCCATGACGTACGCCGTCGAGGCGATGGGCGCCATCGCCCGCTCGGGCGTCGACGGGGAGGTCCTGCTCGACGCGGCCGTCGTCGGCGGCGCGGCGCTGCTCGCGCTCGTCGCGGGCGCGGCGACGCTGCGGCGCCGGACCGCCTGA
- a CDS encoding helix-turn-helix transcriptional regulator, with translation MSTSARMLQLLSLLQTHRYWPGTELADRLEVSPRTLRRDVDRLRGLGYPVRSERGSGGGYQLQAGAALPPLLLDDEEAVAIAVGLATAAGGSVAGIEESAVRALAKVVQVMPPRLRRRADALRSATSTLVPSGPTVDAAALTALAQACRDAERVRFAYEPRGRPAAARHVEPHRLVALGRRWYLLAWDVERHDWRSFRVDRLRDPLPTGARFRPREVPGGDPAAFVRASFDALPTRYDVRVLVRAPGDEVRRAVSRWGQVEDVDAGSCRVRMGVDDLQWPLMLLAGVGAPFTVEGPDELTALVGRTADLFAASAA, from the coding sequence ATGTCGACGAGCGCGCGGATGCTCCAGCTGCTGTCCCTGCTGCAGACCCACCGCTACTGGCCGGGCACCGAGCTGGCCGACCGGCTCGAGGTGAGCCCGCGGACGCTGCGCCGCGACGTGGACCGCCTGCGCGGGCTCGGCTACCCGGTGCGCTCCGAGCGGGGCAGCGGCGGCGGCTACCAGCTGCAGGCCGGCGCGGCGCTGCCCCCGCTCCTGCTCGACGACGAGGAGGCGGTCGCCATCGCCGTGGGCCTCGCCACGGCGGCCGGCGGGTCGGTCGCGGGGATCGAGGAGAGCGCCGTGCGCGCCCTCGCCAAGGTCGTGCAGGTCATGCCGCCCCGGCTGCGGCGCCGGGCCGACGCGCTGCGCTCGGCGACGTCGACGCTCGTCCCGTCCGGGCCCACCGTCGACGCCGCCGCGCTGACCGCCCTCGCCCAGGCGTGCCGCGACGCCGAGCGCGTCCGGTTCGCGTACGAGCCCCGCGGCCGCCCCGCCGCCGCCCGGCACGTCGAGCCGCACCGCCTCGTCGCCCTCGGCCGGCGGTGGTACCTCCTCGCCTGGGACGTGGAGCGGCACGACTGGCGCAGCTTCCGCGTCGACCGCCTGCGCGACCCCCTGCCCACGGGCGCGCGGTTCCGCCCGCGCGAGGTGCCCGGGGGCGACCCGGCCGCGTTCGTCCGGGCCTCGTTCGACGCCCTGCCCACCCGGTACGACGTCCGGGTGCTCGTGCGCGCCCCCGGCGACGAGGTGCGCCGGGCGGTGTCGCGCTGGGGCCAGGTGGAGGACGTCGACGCCGGGTCGTGCCGGGTGCGCATGGGCGTGGACGACCTGCAGTGGCCGCTCATGCTCCTCGCCGGGGTCGGCGCTCCCTTCACCGTCGAGGGGCCGGACGAGCTGACCGCGCTCGTGGGGCGCACCGCCGACCTCTTCGCGGCATCGGCCGCCTGA